The following proteins are co-located in the Bordetella bronchialis genome:
- a CDS encoding methyl-accepting chemotaxis protein, whose product MRDTALLLEASYRRVDRAMLPLLWVLFLIAMALAPQYGRWTSALAVGLPAAILPTLLIVWWPSRLLTRLVVASALMVFAALQIHLMSGMTEMHFGVFVLLSLLLAYRDWRPIACAAIVIAIHHVSFNFLQQWGYGVSCFTTPGLGILALHASYVVVQAGALGWLAWRMEKDAVTAEELARLSAHLGREAGAFDLRFGRLDMNSELAGAFKATMDQVHRTMSHVRMGVLSMSAASHELMQGNTQLEERTRIQADSLQRTVASMQMLADNVHNNAANADTAAKLAAAARQVAGTGSQAVTEVAGVMGEIRQEAQKISEITGLIDSIAFQTNILALNAAVEAARAGESGRGFAVVASEVRALAQRSATAAKDIRGLITASLDKTDNGARKADDAAAVMGEIVESVERVATIVSEIGHASQTQRAGIDEVNAAVAEIDDLTRQNATLVGTAATASSALESQAAQLMDAIGVFRLYDSAEAMRVHDVMADDDGYEDDGADAAYGARAANAPLLTA is encoded by the coding sequence ATGCGAGACACCGCTCTACTGCTCGAAGCCTCTTACCGCCGCGTCGACCGGGCCATGCTGCCCCTGCTCTGGGTACTGTTCCTGATCGCCATGGCGCTGGCGCCGCAATACGGACGCTGGACTTCGGCGCTGGCCGTGGGACTGCCGGCGGCGATCCTGCCCACGCTGCTGATCGTGTGGTGGCCCTCCCGGCTGCTGACCCGGCTGGTGGTCGCAAGCGCCTTGATGGTGTTTGCCGCGCTGCAGATCCACCTGATGTCCGGCATGACCGAGATGCACTTCGGCGTGTTCGTCCTGCTGTCGCTGCTGCTGGCCTACCGCGACTGGCGGCCCATCGCCTGTGCGGCCATCGTCATCGCCATCCACCACGTCAGCTTCAATTTCCTGCAGCAGTGGGGCTACGGCGTCTCCTGCTTCACCACGCCGGGGCTGGGCATACTGGCCTTGCACGCCAGCTACGTGGTGGTGCAGGCCGGCGCCCTGGGCTGGCTGGCGTGGCGCATGGAGAAGGACGCCGTCACCGCGGAAGAACTGGCGCGCCTGAGCGCCCACCTGGGCCGCGAAGCCGGCGCCTTCGACCTGCGCTTCGGCCGGCTGGACATGAATAGCGAGCTGGCCGGCGCCTTCAAGGCCACCATGGACCAGGTCCACCGCACCATGAGCCATGTCCGCATGGGCGTGCTCTCGATGTCGGCCGCGTCGCACGAGCTGATGCAGGGCAATACGCAATTGGAGGAACGCACGCGCATCCAGGCGGACTCCCTGCAGCGCACGGTGGCCTCCATGCAGATGCTGGCCGACAACGTGCACAACAACGCCGCCAACGCCGACACCGCCGCCAAGCTGGCGGCCGCGGCGCGCCAGGTGGCCGGCACGGGCAGCCAGGCCGTCACCGAGGTGGCGGGCGTCATGGGCGAGATCCGCCAGGAAGCGCAGAAGATCTCCGAGATCACCGGGTTGATCGACAGCATCGCCTTCCAGACCAACATCCTGGCGCTGAACGCCGCGGTGGAGGCCGCGCGGGCCGGTGAAAGCGGCCGCGGCTTCGCGGTCGTGGCGTCCGAGGTGCGCGCGCTGGCGCAACGCAGCGCCACGGCGGCCAAGGATATCCGCGGCCTGATCACGGCCTCGCTGGACAAGACGGACAACGGCGCGCGCAAGGCCGACGATGCCGCCGCCGTCATGGGCGAGATCGTCGAAAGCGTCGAACGCGTGGCGACCATCGTCAGCGAAATCGGCCACGCCAGCCAGACGCAGCGCGCCGGCATCGACGAAGTCAACGCCGCGGTGGCCGAGATCGACGACCTGACCCGGCAGAACGCCACGCTCGTGGGCACCGCCGCCACGGCATCCTCCGCGCTGGAAAGCCAGGCCGCGCAACTGATGGACGCCATCGGGGTATTCCGCCTGTACGACAGCGCCGAAGCCATGCGCGTCCATGACGTCATGGCCGACGACGACGGCTACGAAGACGATGGCGCGGACGCCGCCTACGGCGCGCGAGCGGCCAACGCGCCCTTGCTGACGGCCTGA
- a CDS encoding GntR family transcriptional regulator: MDWLTTPVGQETFAEIKNTSLGKLVRDRLLNQILAGEFEPGQALRESELVERLKVSRVPVREALRELESSGLVVSRKHSGVYVRELTDQEVRDLYQFRSVLDSHAGRMASQLPAERRQALVDALEPCTEAMDAAIRDANPQAYYRENLRFHWLFIEHAGNREIAKTYREVIQKLHLARLKNLSSETHRAQSNAEHKQIVAALRDSTTSAQAEHCAALLAHHVMNAHDRLSAM, encoded by the coding sequence ATGGATTGGCTCACTACGCCTGTCGGGCAGGAAACCTTCGCCGAGATCAAGAACACCTCGCTGGGCAAGCTGGTGCGCGATCGCCTGCTCAACCAGATCCTGGCGGGCGAGTTCGAACCGGGGCAGGCGCTGCGCGAATCCGAACTGGTGGAACGCCTGAAGGTGTCGCGCGTGCCGGTGCGCGAGGCGCTGCGCGAACTGGAAAGCTCCGGCCTGGTGGTGTCCCGCAAGCATTCGGGCGTGTACGTGCGCGAGCTTACGGACCAGGAAGTGCGCGACCTGTACCAATTCCGCTCCGTGCTGGACAGCCATGCCGGACGCATGGCGTCGCAGCTGCCCGCGGAACGCCGGCAAGCCCTGGTGGATGCGCTGGAACCCTGCACCGAGGCCATGGACGCGGCGATACGCGATGCGAACCCGCAGGCCTACTACCGCGAGAACCTGCGCTTTCACTGGCTGTTCATCGAGCACGCCGGCAACCGGGAGATCGCCAAAACCTACCGCGAAGTCATCCAGAAGCTGCACCTGGCGCGCCTGAAGAATCTGTCGTCGGAGACGCACCGCGCGCAATCCAACGCCGAGCACAAGCAGATCGTCGCGGCACTGCGCGATTCCACCACGAGCGCGCAGGCCGAGCATTGCGCGGCGCTCCTGGCCCATCACGTCATGAATGCGCACGATCGCTTGTCGGCGATGTAG
- a CDS encoding Bug family tripartite tricarboxylate transporter substrate binding protein: MKRRSFLLGAGATALGLPHLSFAASKYPDHPITYIVPVAPGGGSDYVGRATTSAWGKELNATFVVENQSGGGGVIACQKTMRSKPDGYTLMQGYVATLGTSPATRKVPYDPIKDFTAVGMIGGTPNVLVVNAKLPITNLKEFVAYAKAHNNMNYGSAGAGSLTHLLMELLQQQAGTKMVHIAYKGIAPAFTDLLGQQTQAMFPGLAAAVPHLRSGAVRAIALTGDQRNAGFPDVPTFKELGLSGFDDVLQWYGVSGPAGMDSGIVQTLNTALNKVLKDPALAKQLDTEAIIPMPMSPAQFAAYVSKDFERWSKLAKAQHISLDA; encoded by the coding sequence GTGAAACGTCGTTCATTCCTGCTTGGCGCCGGCGCCACCGCCCTCGGGCTGCCCCACCTGTCCTTCGCCGCGTCGAAGTATCCCGACCATCCCATTACCTACATCGTGCCGGTGGCGCCCGGCGGGGGCAGCGACTATGTCGGGCGCGCCACGACCAGCGCCTGGGGCAAGGAGCTGAACGCCACGTTCGTGGTAGAGAACCAGAGCGGTGGCGGCGGCGTGATCGCCTGCCAGAAGACCATGCGCTCCAAGCCCGACGGCTACACGCTGATGCAGGGCTATGTCGCCACGCTGGGTACCAGCCCGGCGACGCGCAAGGTGCCCTACGACCCCATCAAGGATTTCACGGCGGTCGGCATGATCGGCGGTACGCCCAATGTGCTGGTGGTCAACGCCAAGCTGCCGATCACCAACCTGAAGGAATTCGTCGCCTACGCCAAGGCCCACAACAACATGAACTACGGCTCGGCGGGCGCGGGTTCGCTGACCCATTTGCTGATGGAGCTGCTGCAGCAGCAGGCGGGCACGAAGATGGTGCACATCGCCTACAAGGGCATTGCGCCGGCCTTCACCGACCTGCTGGGCCAGCAGACGCAGGCGATGTTCCCCGGCCTGGCGGCGGCGGTCCCGCACCTGCGCTCCGGCGCCGTGCGCGCCATCGCGCTGACCGGCGACCAGCGCAACGCCGGCTTCCCGGATGTCCCGACCTTCAAGGAGCTGGGCCTGTCGGGCTTCGACGATGTGCTGCAGTGGTACGGCGTGTCCGGCCCCGCCGGCATGGATTCAGGTATCGTGCAGACCCTGAATACGGCGCTGAACAAGGTCCTGAAGGATCCCGCGCTGGCCAAGCAGCTGGACACCGAGGCCATCATCCCCATGCCGATGTCGCCGGCGCAGTTCGCCGCCTATGTCAGCAAGGATTTCGAGCGCTGGTCCAAACTGGCGAAGGCGCAGCACATCAGCCTGGACGCCTGA
- a CDS encoding MmgE/PrpD family protein encodes MALNTKIDADHNAPPVTRTLAEYVVNHPSRGWSDEVDHEAHRTFMNWLGCAVGAAQHEAALAALHAVQVLKPSEQATILGRRERVDIASAALINGITSHTFDFDDTHLKTIIHPAGPVCSAVLALAELTGASGRQIIDAIVIGIDVSCRIGNMVYPQHYDRGWHITGTTGGFGAAAACARLLGLTVDQTQMALGIAASQPVGLREQFGTMTKPFHPGGAAKAGLMSALLAREGFTSSKRAIEAPRGFAQVASTKFDWNEITDELGKRFEISFNTYKPFACGIVIHPSIDACVQLRAKGVTPENLERIDLRVHSLVLELTGKKEPADGLQGKFSVYHGCAAGLIFGRASEDEYADEIVNRPDVVDVRRKVVATVDDAIDEASVDAVATLKDGSKVHIFVEHAIGSLQRPMSDADLEAKFSGMSDAILGAEQTRALIAACWDLGKAPDVRKLAELARAKS; translated from the coding sequence ATGGCCCTGAACACCAAGATCGACGCCGATCACAACGCCCCTCCGGTAACCCGCACGCTGGCCGAATATGTCGTCAACCATCCGTCCCGCGGCTGGAGCGACGAGGTCGACCACGAGGCCCATCGCACTTTCATGAACTGGCTGGGCTGCGCGGTGGGCGCCGCCCAGCACGAGGCCGCGCTGGCGGCGCTGCACGCGGTGCAGGTGCTGAAGCCTTCCGAGCAGGCCACCATCCTGGGCCGGCGCGAGCGCGTGGACATCGCCAGCGCGGCGTTGATCAACGGCATTACGTCGCACACCTTCGATTTCGACGATACGCACCTGAAGACCATCATCCATCCCGCGGGTCCCGTGTGCTCCGCGGTGCTGGCGCTGGCCGAACTGACGGGCGCCAGCGGCCGCCAGATCATCGATGCCATCGTGATCGGTATCGATGTGTCGTGCCGCATCGGCAATATGGTCTACCCGCAGCACTATGACCGCGGCTGGCACATTACGGGCACGACCGGCGGTTTCGGCGCGGCGGCCGCCTGCGCGCGCCTGCTGGGCCTGACCGTGGACCAGACGCAGATGGCGCTGGGCATCGCGGCATCCCAGCCCGTGGGCCTGCGCGAGCAATTCGGCACGATGACCAAGCCCTTCCACCCGGGCGGCGCGGCCAAGGCCGGACTGATGTCGGCCCTGCTGGCGCGCGAAGGTTTCACGTCGAGCAAGCGCGCGATCGAGGCGCCGCGCGGATTCGCGCAAGTGGCGTCCACCAAGTTCGACTGGAACGAGATCACGGACGAGCTGGGCAAGCGCTTCGAGATTTCCTTCAACACCTACAAGCCCTTCGCCTGCGGCATCGTGATCCACCCCAGCATCGATGCCTGCGTGCAACTGCGCGCCAAGGGCGTGACGCCGGAGAACCTGGAGCGCATCGACCTGCGCGTGCATTCGCTGGTGCTTGAACTGACCGGCAAGAAGGAGCCCGCCGACGGCCTGCAGGGCAAGTTCAGCGTGTACCACGGCTGCGCCGCCGGCCTGATCTTCGGCCGCGCGTCGGAAGACGAGTACGCCGACGAGATCGTGAACCGCCCCGACGTGGTGGACGTGCGCCGCAAGGTGGTGGCCACGGTGGACGACGCCATCGACGAGGCCAGCGTGGACGCCGTGGCGACGCTGAAGGACGGCAGCAAGGTACACATCTTCGTGGAGCACGCCATCGGTTCGCTGCAACGGCCCATGAGCGACGCGGACCTGGAAGCGAAGTTCAGCGGCATGTCCGATGCCATCCTGGGCGCCGAGCAGACCCGCGCGCTGATCGCCGCATGCTGGGACCTGGGCAAGGCGCCGGACGTGCGCAAGCTGGCCGAGCTGGCGCGGGCCAAGTCATGA
- a CDS encoding D-2-hydroxyacid dehydrogenase family protein, whose product MSAAATSAGQSAAVSGAALPQRGRPPGRPRIVVLDDWENALRERVDWKSIGAHADVALHNTMLRGDALLDALQEAHCLVLIRDRTPMPGELLRRLPELRHVVFTGTRNTKLDLKTASELGILVSHTEWGPSKASTCEMTWSLILAAARGIPGLALTQSGSAWRDPSQVAFLPPVLHGERLGLVGLGQIGQRVAAVGRALGMEVVTWSPHMTPERAAEHGAVSVTLEDLLSTSRVVSLHLVPSPPTRHLLNRERLGLMRPDSILVNTSRADLVDTDALVQALRARRPGFGAFDVFDTEPLPKDHPLLALDNVLLTPHYGFVAEPVFQEFARGVRRNLDAWLAGEAVPNSVAA is encoded by the coding sequence ATGAGCGCTGCCGCCACCAGCGCCGGACAAAGCGCCGCCGTTTCGGGAGCGGCCCTGCCACAACGGGGCCGTCCCCCCGGCCGCCCGCGTATCGTGGTCCTGGACGACTGGGAGAACGCCCTGCGCGAGCGCGTCGACTGGAAATCCATCGGGGCGCACGCCGACGTGGCGCTGCACAACACGATGCTGCGCGGCGACGCCCTGCTGGACGCCCTGCAAGAGGCGCACTGCCTGGTGTTGATCCGCGACCGCACGCCCATGCCGGGCGAGCTGCTGCGGCGGCTGCCCGAGCTGCGGCACGTCGTGTTCACGGGCACCCGCAATACCAAGCTGGACCTGAAGACGGCATCGGAGCTGGGCATCCTGGTCAGCCACACCGAATGGGGTCCGTCCAAGGCCAGTACCTGCGAGATGACGTGGTCGCTGATCCTGGCCGCTGCCCGCGGTATCCCAGGCTTGGCGCTGACGCAGTCCGGATCCGCATGGCGCGACCCCTCGCAGGTGGCCTTCCTGCCGCCGGTGCTGCATGGCGAGCGGCTGGGGCTGGTAGGCCTGGGCCAGATCGGCCAACGCGTCGCCGCGGTGGGCCGGGCCCTGGGCATGGAGGTGGTCACGTGGAGCCCGCACATGACGCCGGAGCGCGCGGCGGAACACGGCGCGGTGTCGGTCACGCTGGAAGACCTGCTGTCCACATCCCGCGTCGTCAGCCTGCACCTGGTGCCGTCACCGCCAACGCGCCACCTGCTGAATCGCGAGCGCCTGGGCCTGATGCGGCCCGACAGCATCCTGGTCAATACGTCGCGGGCCGACCTGGTCGATACCGACGCCCTGGTGCAAGCCCTGCGCGCCCGCCGTCCGGGCTTCGGCGCATTCGACGTGTTCGATACCGAGCCGCTGCCCAAGGACCATCCGCTGCTGGCCCTGGACAACGTGCTGCTGACGCCGCACTACGGCTTCGTCGCCGAACCGGTATTCCAGGAATTCGCGCGCGGGGTACGGAGGAACCTGGATGCCTGGC